One window from the genome of Pedobacter schmidteae encodes:
- the nuoL gene encoding NADH-quinone oxidoreductase subunit L: protein MINLVWLVPLIPLLGFVINGLGRNSLSKNLIGFIGSSVIFISFAISLGIFFELGADANKSHEIFLFDWISAGSLHIPLSFLVDPLSSLMLLIITGVGFLIHIYSIGYMHSDEGFGKFFSYLNLFIFFMLLLVLGSNYIVMFIGWEGVGLCSYLLIGFWYTNSSYASAAKKAFVMNRIGDLGFLLGVFLIFTTFGSVEFGKIFPQAANMLPGNGTIALIALCLFIGACGKSAQLPLFTWLPDAMAGPTPVSALIHAATMVTAGIYMIARSNLLFDLAPVIQHVIAIVGLATAIVAAIIALTQTDIKKVLAYSTVSQLGYMFLGLGVGAYNGAFFHVITHAFFKALLFLCAGSVIHALHHEQDMRHMGGLRKKLPVTFLTMLIGTIAIAGLPPFSGFFSKDEILAHVYQHDKIMWGIAVFGAFLTAFYMFRMLFLTFYGKYRGTHHAEEKIHESPKSMTVPLIVLAVLSAIGGAIGVPEALGGSHWLSHWLSPVIKHVGEAPDHATEYALMAVSVVGVLISIAVAYGKYVKQHHIPVPDEAKRSGLANLSYHKFYFDEIYDALIRKPLDAISGFFYKIVDRKIVDGIVNGFGWTATEASKGLRLLQTGNVGFYIFMMVVGIISLLLYTYLSL, encoded by the coding sequence ATGATAAATTTAGTTTGGCTGGTTCCGTTGATTCCTCTGTTGGGCTTTGTAATAAATGGCCTTGGCAGAAATTCATTATCCAAAAACCTGATCGGTTTTATTGGGAGCAGTGTAATATTCATTTCATTCGCCATCAGTTTAGGGATATTTTTTGAATTGGGTGCTGATGCGAATAAATCGCATGAGATATTTCTTTTTGATTGGATCAGTGCAGGTAGTTTACACATCCCGTTATCGTTTCTGGTTGATCCATTAAGCTCATTGATGCTGTTGATCATTACGGGGGTAGGGTTCCTGATCCACATTTATTCTATTGGTTATATGCATAGCGATGAAGGTTTCGGTAAATTTTTTAGTTACCTGAACTTGTTTATCTTCTTTATGTTGCTGCTGGTTTTAGGATCAAACTATATTGTGATGTTTATAGGCTGGGAGGGTGTAGGACTTTGTTCTTACCTGTTGATCGGCTTTTGGTATACCAACAGCAGCTATGCATCGGCTGCCAAAAAGGCTTTTGTAATGAACCGTATTGGTGACCTTGGATTTTTACTGGGGGTATTTTTAATTTTCACCACATTCGGCAGTGTCGAGTTCGGTAAAATATTCCCTCAGGCAGCCAATATGTTACCTGGTAATGGTACCATTGCTTTAATTGCATTGTGTTTATTTATTGGTGCCTGCGGTAAGTCGGCCCAGTTACCTTTGTTTACCTGGCTGCCTGATGCGATGGCGGGACCAACTCCGGTTTCGGCATTGATTCATGCTGCAACCATGGTTACCGCGGGTATCTATATGATTGCAAGATCGAACCTGTTGTTTGATCTGGCTCCGGTCATTCAGCACGTTATAGCTATCGTTGGTTTGGCTACCGCTATTGTCGCTGCAATCATAGCGTTAACACAAACAGATATCAAAAAGGTTTTGGCATATTCTACAGTATCCCAATTGGGGTATATGTTCCTAGGACTTGGTGTTGGTGCTTATAATGGTGCTTTTTTCCATGTAATTACCCATGCTTTCTTTAAAGCTCTGTTATTTTTATGTGCAGGTTCTGTGATCCATGCTTTGCATCACGAACAGGATATGCGTCATATGGGTGGTTTACGCAAGAAACTACCTGTTACTTTCTTAACCATGTTAATTGGCACGATTGCAATCGCTGGTCTGCCACCATTTTCAGGCTTCTTCTCTAAAGATGAGATTTTAGCGCACGTTTATCAGCATGACAAAATCATGTGGGGTATTGCGGTATTTGGCGCATTCCTGACTGCTTTTTATATGTTCAGAATGTTGTTCCTTACTTTTTACGGAAAGTATCGCGGCACACACCATGCAGAAGAGAAAATCCATGAGTCGCCAAAATCTATGACTGTTCCATTGATTGTGCTTGCAGTATTATCGGCCATTGGAGGTGCAATTGGTGTTCCTGAAGCTTTGGGCGGAAGCCATTGGTTGTCGCACTGGTTATCGCCTGTAATTAAACATGTAGGAGAGGCACCTGATCATGCAACAGAATATGCTTTAATGGCCGTTTCGGTAGTAGGAGTTTTGATTTCTATAGCTGTTGCTTATGGAAAATACGTGAAACAGCATCACATCCCCGTGCCTGATGAGGCTAAGCGTAGTGGATTGGCCAACCTGTCTTACCACAAGTTTTATTTTGATGAGATATATGATGCCCTGATCAGAAAGCCTTTGGATGCGATTTCCGGGTTCTTTTATAAAATTGTCGACCGTAAAATTGTTGACGGTATTGTAAACGGTTTTGGCTGGACAGCAACGGAGGCCAGTAAAGGGTTACGTCTGTTGCAAACCGGAAACGTTGGTTTTTATATTTTTATGATGGTGGTAGGCATCATCTCATTGTTATTGTATACTTATTTATCTCTATAA
- a CDS encoding DedA family protein, which yields MHDFWNSLQHFIDPEKLLKEGGFYVVMFVIFAETGLFFGFFLPGDYLLFLAGMFVATGKLDVNIYVLIFGLIVSAVSGNFVGYWFGRKTGPVLYHRKESFFFKKRYLKAAEEYYHKQGAFALIMGRFVPIVRTFAPIFAGVVKLDFKKFALYNISGALIWIASLTLLGYFLGKRFEKEINDYLLYIIIGFIVIAAIPLIVAFVKKRVVKDDNDKLSNTEQ from the coding sequence ATGCACGATTTCTGGAACTCATTACAGCACTTCATTGATCCCGAAAAATTACTTAAAGAAGGTGGTTTTTACGTTGTAATGTTCGTGATATTTGCCGAAACAGGTTTGTTTTTTGGCTTTTTTCTGCCTGGAGATTATCTGTTGTTTTTGGCAGGAATGTTTGTTGCCACCGGCAAATTAGATGTCAACATCTATGTCCTTATTTTTGGCCTGATTGTATCTGCTGTTTCGGGTAATTTTGTGGGCTATTGGTTTGGACGTAAGACGGGCCCCGTGCTCTATCATCGGAAAGAGTCTTTTTTCTTTAAAAAACGTTACTTAAAAGCTGCCGAAGAATATTACCACAAACAAGGTGCTTTTGCATTGATTATGGGAAGATTTGTTCCTATTGTAAGGACATTTGCACCGATTTTTGCGGGAGTAGTAAAACTTGATTTTAAAAAATTTGCGTTATATAACATAAGTGGTGCTTTAATTTGGATAGCATCCTTAACTTTGTTGGGTTATTTTCTGGGCAAAAGATTTGAAAAGGAGATTAACGATTATTTATTATATATAATTATAGGCTTCATTGTTATCGCCGCGATCCCGTTAATCGTCGCTTTTGTGAAAAAGAGAGTGGTTAAAGATGACAATGATAAATTATCAAACACTGAACAATAA
- the nuoK gene encoding NADH-quinone oxidoreductase subunit NuoK translates to MGNITQELQGVPLNHYIWLSAIIFTIGVIGVLTRRNAIVIFMSVELMLNAVNLLLTAFSVHSNDPSGQVFVFFIMALAAAEVAVGLSIIVMVYRNTQSTDINVLNRLKW, encoded by the coding sequence ATGGGCAACATTACTCAGGAATTACAAGGGGTTCCGCTTAACCATTACATCTGGCTAAGTGCAATCATTTTCACTATTGGTGTAATTGGTGTGTTGACACGTAGAAACGCCATTGTGATATTTATGTCTGTTGAGCTGATGCTTAATGCGGTAAATTTGTTGTTAACTGCTTTTTCGGTACATAGTAATGATCCTTCCGGTCAGGTATTCGTGTTTTTTATTATGGCACTGGCAGCAGCCGAGGTTGCGGTTGGCCTGAGTATTATTGTAATGGTATACAGAAATACCCAGTCTACAGATATTAATGTGTTGAATCGCCTTAAGTGGTAA
- a CDS encoding NADH-quinone oxidoreductase subunit N, with protein sequence MNIIITITVTALVVLYAGLFKAKKALLPITLIGLLVSLGFVACGWNAEQGYYGMMRMDNFALAFTGITVFGTLLIFLLTQNYFAENSENIAEYFTLILFALAGIVIMVSYTNMSMLFIGVEIMSVSLYILAGIRKSNFASNEASLKYFLMGAFSTGFLLFGITLIYGATGSFDLGVINQYLVANYKTVSPMFYPGIILLMIGLCFKIGAAPFHFWTPDVYEGAPTLITTFMSTIVKTAGFAAFLRLFADAFAPLHDFWMLPMMGIVCLTLLIGNVTALFQKNFKRMLAYSSISHAGYLLFSLITLTANSASNVLVYAAAYTFATIIAFAVLILVKQKTGNDHFDSFNGLAKRNPFVAFVLTIAMLSLAGIPLTAGFIGKYLMFVNVMTAYQTYLVAFAILNALVGFYYYFRVIVAMYFKEGKETDLQMPVQYQLVFVFSALITIFLGVYPSVILNLI encoded by the coding sequence ATGAATATCATTATAACAATAACTGTTACAGCTTTAGTGGTGCTTTACGCAGGTTTGTTTAAAGCAAAAAAAGCGTTACTACCCATTACCTTGATCGGTTTACTCGTTTCATTGGGCTTTGTTGCTTGTGGATGGAATGCGGAACAGGGCTATTACGGGATGATGCGGATGGATAATTTTGCATTGGCCTTTACAGGGATAACTGTTTTTGGGACTTTACTTATCTTTTTGCTGACCCAAAATTACTTTGCCGAAAACAGTGAAAATATTGCTGAATACTTCACATTGATCCTTTTTGCACTGGCTGGAATAGTAATTATGGTTTCCTATACCAATATGTCGATGTTGTTTATAGGTGTAGAGATTATGTCGGTAAGTTTGTATATCCTTGCCGGTATACGAAAAAGCAATTTTGCATCTAATGAGGCCTCCCTAAAGTATTTCCTGATGGGTGCTTTTTCTACAGGTTTTCTTTTATTCGGTATTACATTGATTTATGGCGCTACAGGATCTTTTGATCTCGGAGTGATCAATCAATACCTGGTTGCCAACTATAAAACGGTATCTCCAATGTTTTATCCAGGCATTATTTTGCTGATGATCGGCCTCTGTTTCAAAATAGGTGCAGCACCGTTTCATTTCTGGACACCGGATGTGTATGAAGGTGCGCCAACATTGATCACCACATTTATGTCCACCATTGTTAAAACTGCTGGATTTGCCGCTTTCCTTAGGTTATTTGCAGACGCTTTTGCGCCTTTGCACGATTTTTGGATGCTACCGATGATGGGTATTGTATGCTTAACATTGCTGATTGGAAATGTGACGGCATTATTTCAAAAGAACTTTAAGCGGATGCTGGCTTATTCCAGTATTTCGCATGCCGGATATCTGTTGTTTTCGTTGATCACACTGACCGCCAATTCAGCAAGCAATGTATTGGTATATGCAGCGGCTTATACCTTTGCTACCATTATTGCCTTTGCGGTTTTAATTCTGGTGAAACAAAAAACCGGTAACGATCATTTCGACAGCTTTAATGGCTTGGCTAAACGTAATCCTTTTGTTGCATTTGTACTTACAATTGCGATGCTTTCGCTGGCAGGGATACCGCTTACCGCAGGCTTTATCGGGAAATACCTGATGTTTGTAAATGTGATGACGGCTTACCAGACTTATCTGGTTGCTTTTGCCATTTTAAATGCACTGGTTGGCTTTTATTATTATTTTAGAGTGATTGTCGCAATGTACTTTAAAGAAGGCAAAGAGACCGATTTGCAAATGCCCGTTCAGTACCAGTTGGTGTTTGTTTTTTCGGCCTTGATAACGATCTTCCTGGGGGTATATCCGTCGGTAATTTTAAATTTGATATAG
- a CDS encoding 2Fe-2S iron-sulfur cluster-binding protein, with translation MSDKVKVTIDGITVEVAPGTSILNAARQIGGDIVPPAMCYYSKLEGSGGKCRTCIVKVSKGSEKDPRPMPKLVASCRTTVMDGMEVMNITSPEVIEARSGVVEMLLINHPLDCPVCDQAGECDLQNLGYEHGLQKTRYEFERRTFERIDIGDKIQLHMNRCILCYRCVFTADQITNKRVHGILNRGDHSEISTYIQTAVDNDFSGNVIDVCPVGALTDKTFRFKNRVWFTKPIDAHRDCPTCSGKVTLWYKGEDVLRVTARKDIYGEVEEFICNTCRFDKKKTADWVIEHPTAISDTSVIASNHYETLKPLPVIQPNHKLQEANRIELEKTTKF, from the coding sequence ATGAGCGATAAAGTTAAGGTAACTATAGATGGAATAACAGTAGAAGTAGCTCCTGGTACCTCTATCCTGAATGCTGCAAGGCAGATCGGTGGAGATATTGTACCGCCAGCTATGTGCTATTATTCTAAATTAGAAGGCAGCGGTGGTAAATGCCGTACCTGCATTGTTAAGGTAAGCAAGGGATCTGAAAAAGACCCTCGTCCAATGCCTAAATTGGTTGCATCCTGCCGTACTACTGTAATGGATGGTATGGAAGTGATGAACATTACTTCGCCGGAAGTAATTGAGGCACGCAGTGGAGTGGTAGAGATGTTGTTGATCAACCATCCGCTGGACTGCCCGGTTTGTGACCAGGCGGGAGAGTGCGATCTTCAAAATCTGGGTTACGAACACGGTCTGCAGAAAACAAGATATGAGTTTGAACGCAGAACTTTTGAACGTATAGATATTGGAGATAAGATTCAATTGCACATGAACCGCTGCATTTTATGCTACCGTTGTGTGTTTACTGCCGATCAGATCACCAATAAAAGGGTTCATGGTATCCTGAACAGAGGAGACCATTCTGAAATATCTACCTATATTCAAACGGCTGTAGACAACGACTTCTCGGGTAACGTGATTGATGTTTGTCCGGTTGGTGCGCTAACAGATAAAACCTTCAGATTTAAAAACAGGGTTTGGTTTACCAAACCTATTGATGCACACAGAGATTGCCCAACCTGTAGCGGTAAGGTAACTTTATGGTATAAGGGTGAGGATGTATTAAGGGTGACTGCCCGCAAAGACATTTACGGTGAGGTAGAAGAGTTTATTTGTAATACCTGCAGATTTGATAAGAAGAAAACGGCAGATTGGGTAATTGAACATCCTACGGCCATCAGTGATACTTCGGTAATAGCTTCTAATCATTATGAAACTTTAAAGCCGTTGCCAGTAATTCAGCCCAATCATAAGTTGCAGGAGGCAAACAGAATTGAACTAGAAAAAACCACTAAATTCTAA
- the nuoE gene encoding NAD(P)H-dependent oxidoreductase subunit E, whose amino-acid sequence MLKVEEQQPVEFSSALIAKFDEIVKRYPEGKHKSALLPILHEVQAELGWLSAAAMDKVAAYLDIQDIEVYEVASFYSMYFLKPQGKYVLEVCRTGPCCLVGAEKLMGHIEQKLGVKENEVTADGLFSWRGVECLAACGYGPVLQIGPEYTFYENLNEQKVDELIENLKGKI is encoded by the coding sequence ATGCTTAAAGTAGAAGAACAACAACCTGTAGAGTTTTCATCAGCTTTGATTGCTAAGTTTGATGAGATCGTTAAAAGATATCCGGAAGGCAAGCATAAATCGGCATTGCTGCCAATCCTGCATGAAGTGCAGGCCGAGCTGGGCTGGTTAAGCGCAGCCGCCATGGATAAAGTTGCTGCTTATTTGGACATTCAGGACATTGAGGTGTACGAAGTGGCTTCATTTTACAGCATGTATTTTTTAAAGCCTCAGGGTAAATATGTATTGGAGGTTTGCCGAACGGGACCTTGCTGTTTGGTAGGTGCCGAGAAACTGATGGGTCATATTGAGCAGAAATTAGGTGTTAAGGAAAATGAAGTAACTGCCGATGGCTTATTTAGCTGGCGAGGGGTGGAATGTTTGGCTGCTTGTGGGTATGGTCCGGTTTTACAGATTGGCCCCGAGTATACATTTTACGAAAACCTGAACGAGCAAAAGGTTGACGAATTGATTGAAAATTTAAAAGGTAAGATTTGA
- the nuoH gene encoding NADH-quinone oxidoreductase subunit NuoH yields the protein MDIAFVIEKFVLVAIIFGISLLIAMYSTYAERKVAAFLQDRLGPDRAGPFGILQPLADGVKMFMKEEIIPANASKWLFMVGPGLAMLTACIGTAVIPWGSPIAIGDRVIPLQVTDINVGLLYIFGVVSLGVYGVMIGGWASNNKYSLLSAIRAASQNISYEIAMGLSIIALLLVTGTMSLKEIVEGQHGWHWNVLYQPVGFILFMVCAFAETNRAPFDLPECETELIGGYHTEYSSMKLGFYLFAEYINMFVSAAVMATLYFGGYNYPGMDSMAVWLGPTWAPLFGVAVFFIKIFAFIFFFMWVRWTIPRFRYDQLMHLGWKVLIPLAIANIVVTGVVIALIEGF from the coding sequence ATGGATATAGCTTTTGTAATAGAAAAATTTGTACTTGTAGCTATCATTTTTGGTATCAGCCTTTTGATTGCTATGTATTCTACGTATGCAGAAAGAAAAGTGGCTGCTTTTTTACAGGACAGGCTGGGACCTGACAGGGCCGGGCCTTTTGGTATCCTACAACCTTTGGCCGATGGGGTAAAGATGTTTATGAAGGAGGAAATTATTCCTGCCAATGCAAGTAAATGGTTATTTATGGTTGGCCCGGGCTTGGCTATGCTAACCGCCTGTATTGGTACTGCGGTTATTCCCTGGGGCAGTCCTATAGCGATTGGAGATAGAGTAATTCCTTTGCAAGTGACTGATATTAACGTTGGTCTGTTATACATTTTTGGAGTGGTTTCACTTGGTGTATATGGTGTAATGATTGGTGGCTGGGCGTCTAACAACAAATATTCCCTGCTGAGTGCAATCCGGGCTGCTTCGCAAAATATCAGTTATGAGATTGCAATGGGCCTGTCCATTATCGCTCTGTTGCTGGTAACGGGTACCATGAGTTTGAAAGAAATAGTAGAGGGACAACATGGATGGCACTGGAATGTACTGTATCAACCGGTAGGCTTTATTCTGTTTATGGTTTGTGCTTTTGCAGAGACCAATAGGGCACCTTTCGATTTGCCGGAATGTGAAACGGAATTAATCGGGGGATACCATACGGAGTACTCGTCCATGAAATTAGGATTCTATTTATTTGCTGAATATATCAATATGTTTGTTTCGGCAGCGGTAATGGCTACTTTATATTTTGGCGGATATAATTATCCTGGAATGGATTCTATGGCTGTATGGTTAGGTCCAACATGGGCGCCACTTTTCGGAGTAGCAGTTTTCTTTATCAAAATATTTGCATTCATATTTTTCTTTATGTGGGTACGCTGGACCATTCCGCGTTTCCGCTATGATCAACTAATGCATTTGGGCTGGAAGGTATTGATTCCTCTGGCTATAGCGAATATAGTGGTTACCGGCGTGGTGATTGCGTTAATTGAAGGATTTTAA
- the nuoF gene encoding NADH-quinone oxidoreductase subunit NuoF, which produces MARKLLLEHINVPGINTLDVYRQKGGYRAVEKALKTLTPDEVVEEVKKSGLRGRGGAGFPTGMKWSFLAKPEGVPRYLVCNADESEPGTFKDRYLMTHIPHALIEGMIVSSFALGANTSYIYVRGEMMPQIRILEKAIAEAKNAGFLGKNILGSGYDLELYVQPGGGAYICGEETALLESLEGKRGNPRIKPPFPAIAGLYGCPTVVNNVESIAAVVPIVNDGGDEYAKIGIGRSTGTKLISASGNLVRPGVYEIELGLPVEEFIYSDEWCGGIANGKRLKATVAGGSSVPVLPANLTLKLANGEPRLMSYESLSEGGFATGTMMGSGGFIAFDEDQCIVRNTWNFSRFYHHESCGQCSPCREGTGWMEKVLHRLEYGHGKMSDIDLLVDVSKKIEGNTICPLGDAAAWPVASAIRHFRDEFEWHVKEPVKSLNTNYGLANYAEPIAKAVTTEN; this is translated from the coding sequence ATGGCCCGTAAACTATTATTAGAACATATTAATGTACCAGGCATCAATACACTTGATGTTTATCGTCAGAAAGGCGGGTACCGTGCCGTAGAAAAGGCTTTAAAAACCCTTACTCCAGATGAAGTGGTGGAGGAGGTTAAGAAGTCGGGTTTGCGCGGCCGTGGTGGTGCAGGATTCCCTACGGGAATGAAATGGAGCTTTTTGGCTAAGCCGGAAGGTGTGCCGCGTTACCTGGTTTGCAATGCTGACGAATCTGAGCCGGGTACTTTTAAAGACCGGTATTTGATGACCCATATTCCACATGCTTTGATAGAAGGGATGATTGTTTCCAGTTTCGCGCTGGGTGCAAACACATCTTATATTTATGTACGTGGTGAGATGATGCCACAAATCCGTATCCTGGAAAAGGCGATTGCTGAAGCAAAAAATGCCGGCTTTTTGGGTAAAAATATTTTAGGTTCCGGTTATGATCTGGAACTTTACGTTCAGCCAGGTGGTGGTGCATATATCTGTGGTGAGGAAACAGCTTTGCTGGAATCATTGGAGGGTAAAAGAGGGAATCCAAGAATAAAACCTCCTTTTCCGGCCATTGCGGGATTGTATGGCTGTCCAACTGTAGTAAACAATGTAGAATCTATTGCCGCTGTTGTACCAATTGTAAATGATGGCGGAGATGAATATGCTAAAATTGGTATTGGCCGCAGTACCGGTACAAAATTAATTTCTGCTTCAGGTAACCTGGTAAGACCGGGGGTATATGAAATTGAACTGGGCTTGCCGGTTGAGGAATTTATCTATTCTGATGAATGGTGCGGTGGTATTGCCAACGGTAAGAGATTAAAGGCTACAGTGGCCGGCGGGTCTTCAGTGCCTGTTTTGCCTGCAAACCTGACCCTGAAACTGGCCAATGGCGAACCGAGGTTGATGAGTTATGAGTCTTTGTCTGAAGGTGGTTTCGCTACCGGAACGATGATGGGATCTGGTGGCTTTATTGCTTTCGATGAGGATCAGTGTATCGTTAGAAATACCTGGAACTTCTCGAGGTTCTATCACCATGAGAGTTGCGGACAATGCTCACCTTGCAGGGAAGGAACAGGTTGGATGGAAAAAGTATTGCACAGGCTGGAATACGGACATGGTAAAATGAGTGATATTGATTTGCTGGTTGACGTGTCTAAAAAAATAGAAGGAAATACGATTTGTCCGCTTGGAGATGCAGCGGCATGGCCTGTTGCCAGTGCCATCAGACATTTCAGGGACGAATTTGAATGGCATGTGAAAGAGCCGGTAAAGAGCTTGAATACAAATTATGGTTTGGCAAATTATGCTGAGCCCATTGCAAAAGCCGTTACGACAGAAAATTAA
- a CDS encoding NuoM family protein — MEQLLLLLIFLPLVGALVTAFSGNAAKHVALVSAVVSLGLALVMVCNFIPDASTQFVVNCPWIKDLGISFHAGIDGISMVTVLLTNVLIPLIILSAYQHQYKSANAFFALILFMQSGLLVVFTAMDAFLFYIGWEAALIPIYFICAVWGGKDRIRINMKFFVYTIAGSLFMLLGIIYLYLQNPANNFDIQAFYQLNLDATQQAWIFWAFFIAFAIKMPIFPFHTWQPDTYTEAPAPGTMLLSGIMLKMGIYGVIRWLLPVVPAGLQQWGHLAIILSIIGVVYASLIAFTQKDAKRLVAYSSIGHVGLISAGIFALNVQGMQGAMIQMLSHGINVIGLFFVLDIIASRMQTYKIAELGGIAKQAPKLAIVFLIIVLGTVALPGTNGFIGEFLLLIGIYQYSLWAAVFAGLTIIFGAVYMFRMYQNIMLGKTNELTAGFTDIKGSEQLVLYVICALVIVLGVYPKPILQLSEASVQHLIEQVTQKLTSVN; from the coding sequence ATGGAACAACTTTTACTACTTCTCATATTTTTACCATTGGTTGGCGCCTTGGTTACCGCATTCTCGGGAAATGCAGCAAAACATGTTGCATTGGTCTCGGCAGTTGTCTCTTTAGGCCTGGCCCTGGTTATGGTATGTAATTTTATACCAGATGCAAGTACTCAGTTTGTGGTAAACTGTCCCTGGATAAAAGATCTTGGTATTTCTTTTCATGCAGGTATCGACGGGATCAGTATGGTTACAGTACTGCTTACCAATGTATTGATTCCATTGATTATTCTTTCGGCGTATCAGCATCAATATAAAAGTGCGAATGCTTTTTTCGCATTGATTTTGTTTATGCAAAGTGGATTGTTGGTGGTATTTACGGCAATGGATGCATTCCTGTTTTATATTGGATGGGAAGCTGCTTTAATCCCTATTTATTTTATCTGTGCAGTGTGGGGTGGCAAAGACAGGATCCGTATCAACATGAAGTTTTTTGTGTATACCATTGCAGGATCTTTATTTATGCTGTTGGGGATCATTTATCTTTATCTGCAGAACCCTGCCAACAATTTTGATATACAGGCATTTTATCAGCTTAATTTGGATGCTACCCAGCAAGCTTGGATTTTCTGGGCCTTCTTTATCGCCTTTGCGATTAAAATGCCAATATTTCCTTTCCATACCTGGCAGCCTGATACCTATACAGAAGCACCTGCTCCGGGAACGATGTTGCTTTCGGGCATAATGCTAAAGATGGGTATTTATGGGGTTATCAGGTGGTTATTACCTGTTGTGCCTGCGGGACTTCAGCAATGGGGGCACCTGGCCATAATTTTATCTATCATTGGTGTGGTGTATGCTTCGTTAATTGCATTTACACAAAAGGATGCCAAACGTTTGGTAGCTTATTCGTCTATTGGGCACGTTGGTTTAATTTCTGCGGGGATCTTTGCGTTGAATGTACAAGGGATGCAAGGAGCGATGATTCAAATGTTGAGTCATGGTATTAATGTGATTGGTTTATTTTTTGTGTTGGATATTATTGCCAGCAGAATGCAGACCTATAAAATTGCTGAACTTGGTGGGATTGCCAAACAAGCACCAAAGCTTGCTATTGTATTTCTGATCATTGTTTTGGGAACAGTAGCCTTACCTGGTACAAATGGCTTCATTGGTGAGTTTCTTTTATTAATTGGTATCTATCAATATAGTTTGTGGGCCGCAGTATTTGCAGGTTTGACGATTATTTTTGGTGCGGTATATATGTTCAGAATGTATCAAAACATCATGTTGGGTAAAACCAATGAGCTTACCGCTGGCTTTACAGATATCAAAGGGTCAGAGCAGTTGGTATTGTATGTGATCTGCGCATTGGTTATTGTATTGGGCGTTTATCCAAAACCAATTTTACAGCTTTCAGAAGCATCAGTACAGCATTTAATAGAACAGGTAACACAAAAATTAACATCGGTAAACTAA
- a CDS encoding NADH-quinone oxidoreductase subunit J: MGTSVFYFVATLSIFFSLMVIFAKNPVHSVLYLIVTFFTFTVHYILLNAQFLAVVNFIVYMGAIMVLFLFVLMLLNLNKDNEPLKSGLVKIVGVIAGCCLLVTLAGALKATAISDPVVLRTPNLGLVKNLGKELFGPFMLPFELCSILLLSAMVGAILLTKKEKV; the protein is encoded by the coding sequence ATGGGTACATCGGTATTCTATTTTGTTGCCACGTTAAGTATCTTCTTTTCACTGATGGTTATTTTTGCTAAAAACCCGGTGCATAGTGTGCTTTACCTCATCGTTACATTTTTCACATTTACGGTACATTACATCCTGCTCAATGCACAGTTTCTGGCGGTAGTAAACTTTATTGTTTACATGGGGGCTATTATGGTATTGTTCCTTTTTGTACTGATGTTGCTGAATTTGAATAAAGACAACGAACCGCTAAAATCTGGCCTGGTTAAGATTGTGGGAGTAATTGCGGGTTGCTGTCTGCTGGTTACGCTGGCAGGTGCTTTAAAAGCAACGGCAATTTCTGATCCGGTGGTATTGAGGACTCCTAATCTTGGTTTGGTGAAAAACCTGGGCAAAGAATTATTCGGGCCATTTATGCTGCCATTTGAACTGTGTTCTATTTTATTGCTTTCGGCAATGGTAGGTGCAATATTGTTAACTAAAAAAGAAAAAGTATAA
- a CDS encoding NADH-quinone oxidoreductase subunit I: protein MEPLTSKKKVLEQKPLTLAERMYLPAIVKGMSITISHFFKKEATIRYPEVEREFSTNFRGMHSLKRDEEGRERCTACGLCALSCPAEAITMIAAERKPEEKALYREEKYASVYEINMLRCIFCGLCEEACPKEAIYLDGPIVPADYLRKDFIYGKDKLVEQPLNKK from the coding sequence ATGGAACCATTGACCAGTAAAAAGAAAGTATTAGAACAAAAGCCCCTGACGCTGGCAGAGCGTATGTATTTGCCTGCTATTGTAAAGGGGATGTCTATTACCATCAGTCACTTTTTTAAGAAAGAAGCGACAATTAGGTATCCTGAGGTAGAGCGTGAGTTCTCTACTAACTTTAGAGGTATGCACTCGCTAAAAAGAGATGAGGAAGGCAGGGAACGCTGTACGGCTTGTGGCCTATGCGCATTGTCATGCCCGGCAGAAGCAATCACCATGATTGCTGCTGAGCGTAAACCTGAGGAGAAAGCACTTTATCGTGAGGAAAAATATGCTTCTGTATATGAAATCAATATGCTGCGCTGTATTTTCTGTGGTTTATGTGAAGAAGCTTGTCCGAAAGAAGCAATTTACCTTGACGGACCAATTGTGCCAGCTGACTATTTACGTAAAGATTTTATTTACGGTAAAGATAAGCTTGTTGAACAACCATTAAATAAGAAATAA